One window of the Pristis pectinata isolate sPriPec2 chromosome 13, sPriPec2.1.pri, whole genome shotgun sequence genome contains the following:
- the slc7a9 gene encoding b(0,+)-type amino acid transporter 1: MSESNLTTRKIYSEKNSNLETIETDAKESEPKNMALQKQVGLISGISLIVGTMIGSGIFISPISVLSNTGAVGPCLIIWATCGVLATMGALCYADLGTMITQSGGEYSYLREAFGPIPAFLYSWMSIIVVKPSSFAIICLSFAEYAATPFYPGCVPPQIAIKCLAAVAIILITLVNTLSVKLANYVQNLLTAAKLLIVAVIIVAGIVLIVQGNTQNFKNSFEGSQTSFGSIGLAFYNGLWAYDGWNQLNFITEELKNPYRDLPLSIIIGIPLVTICYILVNVAYFAAMTPTELLQSPAVAVTFGDRVLTPVSWLVPLFVVFSTFGAANGSCFTAGRLTFVTAREGHMIKILSYINIRRLTPSPALMFNGLLAIIYIIPADINTLINYFSFASWIFYGLTTFSLIVMRFTRKSLRRPVKVPIIFPVIVTIIAVYLVLAPMIDSPDWAYLYCTLFIVGGLIFYFLFVYFHFGWIRKIMKPITMHLQLLMEVGPAETEK, encoded by the exons ATGAGTGAATCAAATCTGACAACAAGGAAGATTTATTCAGAGAAAAATAGCAATCTAGAAACCATTGAAACAGATGCCAAAGAGAGTGAACCAAAAAATATGGCTTTACAGAAACAG GTTGGCCTGATCAGTGGTATCAGTCTCATTGTAGGGACTATGATTGGCTCAGGAATTTTTATATCACCTATATCTGTCTTATCCAATACTGGAGCAGTGGGACCTTGTTTGATTATCTGGGCAACTTGTGGAGTCCTGGCAACAATGG GTGCTTTGTGCTATGCAGACCTGGGAACGATGATCACTCAATCAGGAGGGGAATATTCATATCTCCGAGAAGCTTTTGGCCCAATTCCTGCATTCCTGTACTCTTGGATGAGTATAATTGTTGTAAAGCCCTCTTCATTTGCTATAATTTGTCTGAGTTTTGCTGAATATGCTGCAACTCCCTTCTATCCTGGCTGTGTACCCCCACAGATTgccatcaaatgccttgctgctGTTGCTATTA TTTTAATCACATTGGTGAACACCCTGAGTGTCAAGCTAGCTAACTATGTTCAGAACCTTTTAACTGCTGCTAAGCTGCTGATAGTCGCTGTCATCATTGTGGCTGGAATTGTCCTAATTGTACAAG GAAATACACAGAACTTTAAAAATTCCTTTGAAGGATCACAAACCTCCTTTGGTTCTATTGGTTTGGCATTTTATAATGGACTCTGGGCTTATGATGGATG GAATCAGCTCAACTTTATCACAGAGGAACTGAAGAATCCATACAG AGATTTACCACTCTCCATCATCATCGGTATTCCTTTAGTTACAATTTGTTACATCCTGGTTAACGTTGCATATTTTGCAGCGATGACTCCTACTGAACTTCTGCAATCTCCTGCTGTCGCCGTG ACTTTTGGAGATCGGGTCCTCACACCAGTCTCTTGGCTAGTTCCACTCTTTGTTGTATTTTCTACCTTTGGAGCTGCAAATGGTTCCTGTTTCACAGCTGGAAG GCTTACATTTGTCACAGCCCGTGAGGGTCATATGATTAAGATATTGTCATACATCAACATCAGACGTTTAACACCGTCTCCAGCTCTCATGTTCAAT GGACTTTTAGCTATTATCTACATAATTCCAGCAGATATCAACACCCTTATAAATTACTTCAGCTTTGCTTCCTGGATTTTTTATGGACTGACTACATTCTCATTGATCGTCATGAGATTTACAAGAAAATCTCTGAGAAGACCAGTAAAG GTTCCCATAATTTTTCCAGTCATTGTAACTATTATCGCTGTCTACTTGGTTCTTGCTCCAATGATTGATTCCCCAGACTGGGCTTACCTATACTGTACACTTTTCATTGTGGGAGGACTGATATTTTACTTCCTGTTTGTTTATTTTCACTTCGGTTGGATTCGCAAAATAATGA AGCCTATTACCATGCATCTGCAGCTGTTGATGGAGGTGGGACCAGCAGAGActgaaaagtaa